Below is a window of Christensenella minuta DNA.
CTGGAGGTCGGTTCCCGCGCTGTCAGGGCGCGGAGCCGCCATCGGCGATATAGGCTCCCACATGGAAAACTGGGTTCACTTTGTAACGGGCCTGCGGGTGAAAAAAGTGCTCGCAAATCTTGAAGCGGTCGGCAAGGGCACCATGCTGGATAACAATTTCCAGGTGATCGTGAAATACGACAACGGCGCTTCCGGTTTTTTCTGGGGCTCGCAGGTGGCGATTGGGTACGACAACGCATTCAAGGTGATGCTGCTCGGTGAAAAAGGCTCGATCGAGTTCTGGCAGGAGAACAACAATTACCTGATCTTGCGCCTGCGCAACCAGCCGATGCAGGTCATATCGCGCGGGAGCTCTTACTGCCAGCCGGAATCACTGAAATATGTCCGCACGCCAAAGGGGCACCCGGAAGGACTGACCGAGGCGTTCGCCAATATTTACAAATCCTTCACCGACGCGGTTTATGACAAGCTGGATGGTAAAACAATCGACGAGGACAGCTATGGGTATCCGACGATCGATATGGGTGCGGACGGCGTAAGGTTTTTCAACGCCTGCGTAGACAGCCAGGAAAACGGCAATATATGGATTACAACCGGGAAATAACCGGAAAACAGGTTTCCTCCCTGAACTATGATTTTATTGTGCGGCGGAAGATGCAGGGGAAGGGTTCCCCTGCATTTCCCGCTGTACGGCATAAAGGAGATAAACGATGTCAAACTACACAATTGGAATCGATTTTGGCTCGCTTTCGGGAAGGGCCGTGCTGGTCAACGTGGCGACAGGAGAAGAGGTCGCGCAGAGCGTGCTCGATTATCCGCATGCCGTCATGGACGAAACGCTTCCCTCCGGGAAAAAGCTGGGCGTGGACTGGGCGCTCCAGCATCCGCGCGACTACCTTGAGGTGCTTTACGGTACGATTCCCGGGGTGCTCGCAGAGAGCGGGGTGGAAAAAGAGGATGTCATAGGGATCGGGATCGACTGCACCGCCTGCACGATGCTTCCCACCCTTGCGGATGGAACGCCGCTTTGTTTCCTGCCGGAATATGAAGACGAGCCGCATGCCTATGCCAAGCTGTGGAAGCACCATGCGGCGCAGGAATATGCGAACCGGCTGAACGAAGCCGCGCATGTGCGCAAGGAAAAGTGGATCGCGCGTTACGGCGGAAAAATTTCCTCGGAATGGACGTTCCCCAAAATCTGGCAGGTTTTGGATGAAGCCCCCCATATCTACGAAAAAATGGACCGCTTTATCGAAGCGGCGGATTGGATCGTCTGGCAGCTGACCGGCACGGAAAAACGCAGCGCGTGCATCGCCGGATATAAGGCCGTCTGGCATAAAAAGGACGGCTACCCGACGGATGATTTTTTTGCGTCGCTTGATCCGCGGCTCGAACATGTGGTAGACGAGAAACTGGCGCGGAGGGTTTATCCGCACGATACGTGCGCCGGATACCTCACGAGGGAAATGGCGGAAAAAACGGGGCTTGCGGAAGGTACGGCGGTTGCGGTCGCCAACACGGACGCCCACGTCTGTATGCCTGCGGTGCGAATCGGCGGCCCGGGAAAAGTACTGGCGATCATGGGTACGTCGACATGCATGATGCTGCTCGGCGAAGAGGAGTGCGCGGTGCCGGGAATCTGCGGGTATGTGGAGGACGGCATGCTGCCAGGGTTTTACGGCTATGAAGGCGGGCAGTCGTGCGTGGGCGACCACTTTGCGTGGTTTGTGGAGAACTGCGTCCCGGCAGAATATTTTGAAGAGGCGCAACGGCGGGGGGAAAACATCCACACCTACATGCAGGAGCTTGCCGCCGGGCTGAAGCCAGGGGAAAGCGGGCTGCTGGCGCTCGATTGGTGGAACGGTAACCGCAGCGTACTTGTGGATGTGGATCTTACCGGGATGATGCTGGGCATGACGCTCCGGACGAAGCCGGAAGAGATGTATCGAGCGCTTGTGGAGGCGACGGCCTTCGGCGCGCGGAAGATTATTGAAAATTTTGAAAAGAACGGAGTGCGTGTAGACGAATATTACGCCGCGGGGGGTATTGCGGAAAAATCTGCCTTCATGATGCAGCTTTACGCCGACGTTATCAAAAAGAAAATACGGATTTCGGGCAGCCCGCAGGGGCCTGCGCTGGGCGCGGCGATTTACGGGGCAGTCGCGGCGGGCGCGGAAAAGGGCGGCTACCAGAATGTGTTTGATGCGGCGGACGCAATGGGGAAGCTTAAGGACACGGTATATACGCCGAACCCCGCCTGCACGGATATATATGACCGGCTGTATATGGAATATGAAACGCTGCACGATTACTTTGGCAGGGGCGGAAACGATGTAATGAAGCGCCTGAAAGCAATTAAAAAAGAAATGCACTGACCTGAAAGGAGGATTTTATGGCGAAATACGACCAATCATACGAAGAGGTGCTGCGCATCGAGCGCGATACGCTGGACTCTCTTTTAACAACGGTGGACAGGGATGTTCTTGACCGGATCGTCGACCTTTTGTGCACGGTAAAGCCGAACAGTAAGAAGGTAATTACGGCGGGCTGTGGTACGTCGGGGATGGCGGCACAGAAAATCGCGCATACCCTGAGTGTGGTGGAGGTACCGGCCTTTTTCCTGTCGCCCGCGAACTCCATCCACGGCGGCTTGGGCGCAATCCAAAAGGGCGACGTGGCGGTGCTGTTTACCAAGGGCGGAAATACGGGCGAGATTGTGAACTATATTCCCGTGTGCAAGGAAAAAGGCGCGGTAATTATTGGTGTAACGGAAGATGAAACTTCCATATTGGGTAAAAACTGCGATATCCTGCTGAAAATTGCGGTAGAACGCGAGCCATGCCCGTGGAAGCTGATCGCTTCGGGCAGCATTGTGGCGGCGATCGCCGTATGGGACGCAATCGCGTTTACCGTAATGCGGCACAACGGGTTTACCAAGGAACAATTTTACCTGACGCACCCCGGCGGATCGGTGGGAGACAAGCTGCGCGCGGGAAAATAGAAACTTACACTCAAAAAACGGCGGAGTCATCTGCGGCAAAAGCAGGAGGCCTATCCGCCGTCTGTTTTTTACTTGATGGCAGCGGTTTCCTCCGGCAGGAGCTCATACCGGGAAAACAGCTCCAGTCCGATGCGGCCCGCCAATGTTTCGGGCACAGGACCAAGCGCGCAGTATTGCTTCCTGTGCCCGTGCGGGACCTTTTCATCATTTGAAACCAAAATAACGGCGGATGCCGCGCCGTTTGTCCGTTCGGGTGCGGCGCTGAGGTATGCCGCAGTGTAGAAAGAAAGCTGGACGTCCCCTTCCGATTCATATTCGAGGACGAGGATTTTGTGTCCTGCGGGGCAGACGTCCCGCTGGCTTTTTTGTATTTCCATGATATGCCGTTCCGAAAGACCCTGTGCGCGCATTTGTTCGGCGGCCTCCCGCTCGTGCCGCGGGTCCGGCCGCGGCGGCGTATACAGGAAAAGATCGTTTAAGTAATACCCGCATTCCGTTCCGTCCGGCTTTTTGAAGGCAAACCGCTCTTCCTTTGGGTTTCCGCCTATCGTCATGATATGCGTCTGGTGGATAGGCAGCTCTTTGCTTTCCGGCCCGACGGTCAGGGAGAGGTCGAGCGGAAACGCCGGGTCGAATGCGGAGAAGAGTCCGCCGTCCTCGAATTCACAGTGCATGACGGAAATATCCTGCTCAGGAACATCCGCAAGCGGGCCAAGCGCAACGCCTTTTCCAAGGAAATACCGGAAGGGCAGGAGCACCTCCGGATCGTGGCCCAGCAAGGGAGCCGCGCCGCCCGAGGTGAAAGAAAGGGTTCTTCCCTGTACACAGAGGGACTGTGGCCAAAAGCAGTTCAGCTCTGCGTCCAGCAGGGCAAATTCCCGTTCCTCCCGGTGAGTAGACGCTTCAGACCCACCGTCTAAAAGCCTTTGTGGGATGGGACGGTGGTAAAAGAGCCACAGGCAGTTTTTTCCGCCGTACGAGGCGAGCCCCGCAAGCACCGCATCCTGTCCCCGCACACGCAGAGGCCTGTTTAGAATGATCTCCCGTTCGGGCACAAAGGGTTTTTCCGGTAATTCGTTCATGGCTTTCCTCCCATAATTGTCATTCAATAGTATACGTGCGTGCGGGCGGGGCAGGGAACTGTCAAACGCCGGACGGACGTTTGCGGAGGGGAAAAAGGAGCGTGAGGAAATCGGCGGCTGCAAGCAGGGCGGGGATTCCGGTTACCGGAAAGATCCTCCATACAAACGGTCATATCGGCCTCCTTTGCGGAGCGTGAAGGAATCTGGAAACGGCGCATGAAACGGGAAAAGACTGATAAGATACGGGGAACGCGAAGTTGTTTCGCACCATTATCATAGCAGAACCTTCGGGCTGCGGCAAGGAACAAAAAAGCTGTTCCGGGAGATAGGCCCGAAACAGCAGCGGAAAGCGGTGCCCGATGGCGTGTCATACGTTGAACCGGAACAGCACCACATCGCCGTCCTGTATGACGTATTCCTTGCCTTCCTGGCGTACAAGGCCCTTTTCCTTGGCGGCCTGCATATCTCCATTGCATTCGTTTTTCAGCGTATCGAAGGCGATGACCTCGGCCTTGATAAACCCGCGCTCAAAGTCGCTGTGGATTTTACCTGCGGCCTGCGGCGCCTTGGTTCCCCGCGTAATGGTCCACGCGCGCACTTCCTTTTCCCCTGCGGTCAGGTAACTGATGAGGCCAAGGAGCGAATAGGATTTTTTGACCAGCCTCATAAGGCCGGATTCCCCGATGCCAAGCTCCTCGATGAACAAGGCCCTTTCCTCCTCGTCCATTTCGGAGAGGTCTTCTTCTATTTTCGCGGAAATAGTCACGACCTCGCTCTTATGCTCGTCCGCATATTGGAGCAGCGGCTGCAAAATGGGCAGGCCGTCCTTGCCCGCCTGGTCTTCCGCGATATTGCCCACATAAATGATAGGCTTATCCGTAAGCAGGAACATGGAACGCATGATCTCCGCCTGTTCCTCGTCAAATTCAATGTTGCGCGCAAAGTTGCCCTTTTCAAGCTCCGCGAGGACCGCCCCGCACACCGCGGCCTCGAGCTTCCATTTCTTGTCGCCCGTCTTTTGCATTTTCACGGCTTTGTCGAGCCGTTTTTGCACGGTCTCCATATCCGCAAAGATCAGCTCGTAGTTGATGGTCGTCACGTCGCGCAGCGGGTCGATGCTGCCGTCCACATGGGCGACGTTGTCGTCCTCAAAGCAGCGTACGACCTCGATGATCGCGTCCACCTCGCGGATGTGCGATAAAAATTTATTGCCGAGGCCCTCGCCCTTGCTCGCGCCTTTTACAAGCCCGGCGATATCCACAAACTCGATCGTCGCGGGCGTGAATTTCTGCGGATGGTAAATCTCCGCCAGATAATCCATACGCGCGTCCGGCACGGATACGATGCCGAAGTTCGGCTCTATCGTACAGAACGGATAATTTGCGCTCTGCGCTCCCGCCTGCGTGAGAGCGTTAAACAATGTGCTTTTGCCGACATTCGGCAATCCGACGACACCTAATTTCATGAAAAACTCCTCGCTACAAACATGTTAAATCTGGACCCATCTTATTATAATCTGTAATGTAATCTTTCGCAAGCGCGGTTGTGAAAACCAGAAAGGCCTGTTATAATAAAAAGGCTGGAGGAACTCATTATCGTCTGAAAAGGCTACTATGTAAGGAGCAGAACTATGAGTTTTTTGGATACGATCATCTTGGGGGCGGTCCAGGGCTTCACGGAATTCCTGCCCGTTTCAAGTTCGGGACACCTTAACTTATTGCAGGCCCTGCTCGGCGTGGGCGAGGTGCCGATTTTTTATGATGTGATGCTGCATGTGGGCACGCTCGTGGCGGTGTTCATCGTGCTTTGGCCGGAAATTGTGGCGATCATTACGCATCCCATCAAAAACAAGCTGGGAATGCTGATCCTCGCGACGGTTCCGGCGGTCGTGGTCACGCTGATCGCGGAGAAGGCAGCCCCCGAGACGTTTGCGAACGTGCTCGACGGGAAATACCTTGCCTTCGGGTTTTACGCGACGACCGGCGTGCTTGTCGCGTGCGAGCTTGTCGCGCAGCGCATCGAGCGCAAGCGCGGGGTGGAGCTTCCGCAGGCGATGGCAATGGGCCTGATGCAGGCGGCGGCAATCCTGCCCGGCCTTTCGCGCTCCGGGTCGACCATCGCGGGCGGCCTCTTCTCAGGCGTGGGCCGCGAACGGGCCGCAAAGTTCGCGTTTCTGATGTCTATCCCGGCGATCCTCGGCGGCGTGGTGTTCGGCGCGAAAGACCTTGCGGAGACTGGTATGGGCGACGTTTCCGTCCCGGCCGTCATCGTAGGGACCATCGTTGCGGCGGTATGCGGCTTTATCGCCATCAAATTCATGCTCAAGCTCATCAGTAAATATAAGCTTTACGGCTTTGCGATCTATACGGCCGTCATCGGCACCATCGTGCTGGTCGAATCTCTCACCGCGGGACACTACTTCGTGAACCCGTTTGCCTGAGGATGCGTTATGGAAACAAAGCGGCCTTCCGTGTATGCGGGATGCCCCGTGTGAAAGGGAACGGAAAAATAGGGGGCTCCTCCCGTCACTCCATGTAAAAAAGGAAGCCGCTGCCGGAAACAGCTTCCTTTTTTGTCTGCAAATTTCTACAGTTCTCTATTTTTGGGAACCTTAAAACAAAATGCCTTGAGACCATAATTCTTTGCCCATATCCTTTTGCCGTTTTTAGTGACGTATGGGCTGAAAACAGTCTTGTATTGTTTAGCCATAAGCAATCCTCCTTCCCTTTTCCCCTTGAAGGCGGATGGCCCGTATGATATATTAAATATGGATATCCCGGCAATACGGATCATCCGTTAGCCAGCGTTGCCGCGCTGGTTACAAAGGGCAGATCACTCTTATGGGTGGTCTGCTTTTTCATCATAAAAACTTATTTCAGCTTACTGCTGATTATTTTTAAAGTCCTGCATAGCTCTTTTAATTCCATAAATGATAAAACATCTTCTTTTTCCATATCGAAGAATTGAAGATTGTGGGCGAGTTTTGTTATAACACGGCAAAATCGTTCGATCTCGGATTGCGTTTTCCGCTTGGTTTCTTCAATGATGGAAATTTTATCATCGTTTGGGGCAGGAAGCGCATTTTCTGACCTTGCTGTTTTATAAACCCCCCGCCCCGTATTGAGCAAATCTCCGGATTTTACCAAATATGCAAGAGCGCCCGACAGCTGGCCGGAGGTAAAAGAACCAACGATAGAATTTTTGATTTCTGAAACGGAATGATCGCGAAAATCAGAAGTAATTTTTCGGATTTGGTCTTTGATTTCGATACTTGACAGGTTCATTGGATTACCTCCATAAATGAATTTAAAACCAGTATAATCCATGGAGCTGGAAAAGTCAACAAATAATATTAGTTTGTTTAAAACAAAACAAACAAACAAAACAAACACAAAAAGAACAAAAAAGAAAACAATTAAATTAGGGAAACTACATATTAACCGGAGATATCTGGTGTATAATGAAGTAAAAGGAGCAGGCCCATGATTATCAGCGCGAGCAGGCGTACGGATATCCCGCGTTTTTATTTTGACTGGTTGTTGAACCGCCTTGGGGACGGTTTTGCTTTGGTGCGCAACCCGATGAATTTCCACCAGGTGAGCCGCGTACTTCTTTCGCCGGAAGTGGTGGACTGCATTGTTTTTTGGACCAAAAATCCGGGGCCTATGCTCGGGAAACTAGATTATATAAAGGATTATCCCTATTATGTACAATTTACTATCAATCCCTACGGGACCGAGATGGAATGTGCCCTGCCGCCAAAAGACAGGCTCGTGGAAACGTTCCGCCGTCTCGCGGACCGGACGAGCGCGCAGCAGGCGGTATGGCGCTACAGCCCCGTGCTCTTAAGCGGGACCTATCCGGCGGAGGCGCACCTTGAATTTTTTACCAAAACGGCGGAGGCCCTCCGGGGCTATACGGAGCAGTGTAAACTAAGCTTCATCGACTTTTATCCCAAGATCAGGAAGCGTATGGAGGCGCACGGGGTTTCCGCGCTTACGGAAGGAAAGAAGGCGGACCTTGCACAGCAGCTTGCGGAGATTGGCCGGAAAAACGGCATCGAGGTGTCGGCGTGCGGAAACCTTGATCTTGCCGCGGCAGGCATACCGCGGGCAAAATGTATTGACGATGCCCTGGTCTCGAGGATCACGGGCTGGCGGCTGAGGCTGAAAAGGGATACCGGGCAGCGGGACGACTGTTATTGCGTTAAAAGCGTGGATATCGGCGCATACGATACGTGCGGCAACGGCTGCCGGTATTGTTATGCCAATGCGTCGGACGGAGCCGTGGAAAGAAACCGGGCAGGCTACGACCCAGCCGCGCCCATGCTGTGCGGTACGCTGCTGCCGGAAGACAGGGTGGCGCAGCGGGCGGCGAAATCCGACCGCTGCCGGCAGGTGAGCCTGTTTGACCTGGATGCGGAACAGGGGGAGAAATGGCAATAGAAAAACAATATTTACCGGATGCGGAGGTCATCCTGTCGCACCGGCATGATAACGGGGCAGACCTCTGGACCACGCCGGACAAGCGTCTTTTCAAGGGTGCGCCGTGGTCGGCGCTCGAAAGCGCCATGTTCCTGACGGAGCTTGGAATGGATCCTGCGGACCCGTTGATGCGGGAAATGGCGGAGCTGTTTTTCAGCGTGTGGCGGGAGGACGGACGCTTCAAAACAGCTCCCTCGGGCGGGATTTATCCCTGCCAGACCATCCACATGGCGGAGGCGCTGTGCCGCATGGGTTATGCCGCAGACCCGCGGCTGCGGCAGACGTTCCGGCACCTCCTTGAAACACAGCGGGAGGACGGCGGCTGGAAATGCAATAAATACAGCTTTGGGCGCGGCCCGGAAACAGAGTATTCCAATCCATTTCCCACGCTCACCGCGCTTTCTGCGTTCCGCTTCAGCGAACACCTGAACCGGGAACCCGCGCTCGACCGTGCGGTGGAATTCCTGCTGTGGCACTGGACGGTGCGAAAGCCCGTCGGTCCGTGCCATTACGGGATGGGCACGCTGTTCATGCAGGTGGAATATCCGTTCCGCAATTATAATCTTTTTGTATATGTATATATTCTCTCGTTTTACGACCGCGCAAAGAAAGACGAACGGTTTCTGGCGGCGCTCTCCGCGCTGGAAGGAAAACTCGCGGACGGGCGGGTGGTGGTGGAGCGTGCCGTCCCCAAACTTGCAAAGCTTTCCTTCTGCGCGAAGGGAAAGCCGAGCGCCCTTGCAACAAAGCGCTACCGCGAGGTTCTTTTCAATCTCGGAATAAAAAAATAGAGTGTGCGGTGCGGGCTGCAGCGCCCTACACAATCAATTAAATTTCGGTAGATTCGGTTAGAAAACCCGCTAAGATGCTTATCAATAGGAGCGAGGTGAGAAACATGCTGAAACTCAAACGTGTGCAGCTCGGCGCGGACAAAGGAGACGGGTTCCGTATCCTTGTGGACCGGCTGTGGCCGCGCGGCGAAACGAAAGAAAAAGCGGCGATCGACCTGTGGGAAAAGGAGGTCGCGCCCACGTCCGGGCTGCGTAAATGGTTCGGACACGAGCCGGAGAAGTTTCCTGCATTTCAAAAGAGGTACCGGGCGGAGCTCGACCGGAACCCGGCGGTGGAGCCGTTCCTTGCGCGGCTGGAAAAGGAGCTTGCAAAAGGCGGCGTAACGCTTGTCTATGCGGCAAAAGATTCCGTCCACAGCAACGCTGTGGTGCTGAAAGAATATTTGGAGGAACGTTTGAAGGAAGGAGGAGCACGATGAAAGCAGTGATACACGTAGATGAAACGAAGAAATGGGACCTTGCCCTTACAAATGCCGAGAACATTATGAGATACGGCGAACAGACAGGCATGGATTTTACCATTGAAATCGTGGCGAACAGCGAGGCTGTAAAAGACTTGCGTGAAGAACAGGCAAGGAAAGACGGACGCTACGACACGATTCGCGACCTCGCGCTGGATACCGTTAAATTCGCGGCGTGCAGGAACGCGCTGGCAAACGCGGGAATCCGCGAAAGCACGCTGATCCCGTTTGTGGAAGTCATCCCATCGGGAGCGGTGGAACTGATTAAAAAACAACAAGAAGGGTTTGCCTATATCAAACCATAACGTTTCAGAGAGATCAAAAAAGCACACGAAGCGCCGTGTGCTTTTTTGATGCGTTCCCAAGTGGCTTTCAGGTGCCGTGCAATGCCTTAACAGTGTGAAAAACACACGATAAGCAGACGAATTAGTTAAGAGTTTATGAAGATAACCTTAAGTCCGTTGACTTGCCGGTTTCCCGCCCATATACTGGAACCATGAAAGGAAGAGCATGCGGGAAGAGCCGCATGTTAAGGAGGTTTTTCAGATGGCAGAGTTCAAATATTGCAGGAATTGCGGAAAACAGCTCCAGCCCGGCGAGACGGTGTGCATGGGCTGCGGTGTTCCCGTCGGAAAAGGACACGATTATTGCTGGAACTGCGGAGGCAAAACAGACCCGGAGGCCGTGGTCTGCGTTACGTGCGGTGCGGGAGTGATCCCCAAAAGCGGACAGCCGGGGCAGGCGCAGGCCTGTGCGCCGCAGGCGGGCAAATCCAAGATCGCAGCGGGCATCCTCGGCATTTTCCTCGGATGGCTGGGCATTCATAATTTCTACCTTGGATTCCAGTCCAAGGCGGTCGCCCAGCTGGTCCTCGGTATCCTTGGCATCGTGACGTTCGGCATCACAACGTGGATATCCGCGATCTGGGGCTTTGTGGAAGGCATTATGATCCTTGTGGGAAGCATCCCGGCGGATGCGGACGGGAAACCGCTCATCAATTGATCCGGAAGAAATAAACAATCTGTAAAAAAGCGTCTGAAATGGCTCGTTCGGGCGCTTTTTTCATGCGTTCCGCTTGAAAAAACAGTCCTAAAATATTATACTA
It encodes the following:
- the araB gene encoding ribulokinase gives rise to the protein MSNYTIGIDFGSLSGRAVLVNVATGEEVAQSVLDYPHAVMDETLPSGKKLGVDWALQHPRDYLEVLYGTIPGVLAESGVEKEDVIGIGIDCTACTMLPTLADGTPLCFLPEYEDEPHAYAKLWKHHAAQEYANRLNEAAHVRKEKWIARYGGKISSEWTFPKIWQVLDEAPHIYEKMDRFIEAADWIVWQLTGTEKRSACIAGYKAVWHKKDGYPTDDFFASLDPRLEHVVDEKLARRVYPHDTCAGYLTREMAEKTGLAEGTAVAVANTDAHVCMPAVRIGGPGKVLAIMGTSTCMMLLGEEECAVPGICGYVEDGMLPGFYGYEGGQSCVGDHFAWFVENCVPAEYFEEAQRRGENIHTYMQELAAGLKPGESGLLALDWWNGNRSVLVDVDLTGMMLGMTLRTKPEEMYRALVEATAFGARKIIENFEKNGVRVDEYYAAGGIAEKSAFMMQLYADVIKKKIRISGSPQGPALGAAIYGAVAAGAEKGGYQNVFDAADAMGKLKDTVYTPNPACTDIYDRLYMEYETLHDYFGRGGNDVMKRLKAIKKEMH
- a CDS encoding DUF488 domain-containing protein, which gives rise to MLKLKRVQLGADKGDGFRILVDRLWPRGETKEKAAIDLWEKEVAPTSGLRKWFGHEPEKFPAFQKRYRAELDRNPAVEPFLARLEKELAKGGVTLVYAAKDSVHSNAVVLKEYLEERLKEGGAR
- a CDS encoding TM2 domain-containing protein codes for the protein MAEFKYCRNCGKQLQPGETVCMGCGVPVGKGHDYCWNCGGKTDPEAVVCVTCGAGVIPKSGQPGQAQACAPQAGKSKIAAGILGIFLGWLGIHNFYLGFQSKAVAQLVLGILGIVTFGITTWISAIWGFVEGIMILVGSIPADADGKPLIN
- a CDS encoding Gfo/Idh/MocA family protein, yielding MTKKKRKLRYGMVGGGAPTSVGVIHRNALCLNGDAELVCGAFSHSFATSQKEGAEFGVAADRIYHSHEDMAEQEAKRADGIDFAVICTPNAYHYPAAKAFMEKGINVACDKPLCLTPQEAEDLKKTAQENNVLFCLTHTFTGHLVSREARALYRKGVIGELRTVVVEYPQDWLVDALEKETEETKTWRSVPALSGRGAAIGDIGSHMENWVHFVTGLRVKKVLANLEAVGKGTMLDNNFQVIVKYDNGASGFFWGSQVAIGYDNAFKVMLLGEKGSIEFWQENNNYLILRLRNQPMQVISRGSSYCQPESLKYVRTPKGHPEGLTEAFANIYKSFTDAVYDKLDGKTIDEDSYGYPTIDMGADGVRFFNACVDSQENGNIWITTGK
- a CDS encoding KpsF/GutQ family sugar-phosphate isomerase — its product is MAKYDQSYEEVLRIERDTLDSLLTTVDRDVLDRIVDLLCTVKPNSKKVITAGCGTSGMAAQKIAHTLSVVEVPAFFLSPANSIHGGLGAIQKGDVAVLFTKGGNTGEIVNYIPVCKEKGAVIIGVTEDETSILGKNCDILLKIAVEREPCPWKLIASGSIVAAIAVWDAIAFTVMRHNGFTKEQFYLTHPGGSVGDKLRAGK
- a CDS encoding prenyltransferase, yielding MAIEKQYLPDAEVILSHRHDNGADLWTTPDKRLFKGAPWSALESAMFLTELGMDPADPLMREMAELFFSVWREDGRFKTAPSGGIYPCQTIHMAEALCRMGYAADPRLRQTFRHLLETQREDGGWKCNKYSFGRGPETEYSNPFPTLTALSAFRFSEHLNREPALDRAVEFLLWHWTVRKPVGPCHYGMGTLFMQVEYPFRNYNLFVYVYILSFYDRAKKDERFLAALSALEGKLADGRVVVERAVPKLAKLSFCAKGKPSALATKRYREVLFNLGIKK
- a CDS encoding DsrE family protein, translated to MKAVIHVDETKKWDLALTNAENIMRYGEQTGMDFTIEIVANSEAVKDLREEQARKDGRYDTIRDLALDTVKFAACRNALANAGIRESTLIPFVEVIPSGAVELIKKQQEGFAYIKP
- a CDS encoding DUF1848 domain-containing protein, whose product is MIISASRRTDIPRFYFDWLLNRLGDGFALVRNPMNFHQVSRVLLSPEVVDCIVFWTKNPGPMLGKLDYIKDYPYYVQFTINPYGTEMECALPPKDRLVETFRRLADRTSAQQAVWRYSPVLLSGTYPAEAHLEFFTKTAEALRGYTEQCKLSFIDFYPKIRKRMEAHGVSALTEGKKADLAQQLAEIGRKNGIEVSACGNLDLAAAGIPRAKCIDDALVSRITGWRLRLKRDTGQRDDCYCVKSVDIGAYDTCGNGCRYCYANASDGAVERNRAGYDPAAPMLCGTLLPEDRVAQRAAKSDRCRQVSLFDLDAEQGEKWQ
- the ychF gene encoding redox-regulated ATPase YchF produces the protein MKLGVVGLPNVGKSTLFNALTQAGAQSANYPFCTIEPNFGIVSVPDARMDYLAEIYHPQKFTPATIEFVDIAGLVKGASKGEGLGNKFLSHIREVDAIIEVVRCFEDDNVAHVDGSIDPLRDVTTINYELIFADMETVQKRLDKAVKMQKTGDKKWKLEAAVCGAVLAELEKGNFARNIEFDEEQAEIMRSMFLLTDKPIIYVGNIAEDQAGKDGLPILQPLLQYADEHKSEVVTISAKIEEDLSEMDEEERALFIEELGIGESGLMRLVKKSYSLLGLISYLTAGEKEVRAWTITRGTKAPQAAGKIHSDFERGFIKAEVIAFDTLKNECNGDMQAAKEKGLVRQEGKEYVIQDGDVVLFRFNV
- a CDS encoding undecaprenyl-diphosphate phosphatase, whose product is MSFLDTIILGAVQGFTEFLPVSSSGHLNLLQALLGVGEVPIFYDVMLHVGTLVAVFIVLWPEIVAIITHPIKNKLGMLILATVPAVVVTLIAEKAAPETFANVLDGKYLAFGFYATTGVLVACELVAQRIERKRGVELPQAMAMGLMQAAAILPGLSRSGSTIAGGLFSGVGRERAAKFAFLMSIPAILGGVVFGAKDLAETGMGDVSVPAVIVGTIVAAVCGFIAIKFMLKLISKYKLYGFAIYTAVIGTIVLVESLTAGHYFVNPFA